A section of the Leptospira kobayashii genome encodes:
- the nuoL gene encoding NADH-quinone oxidoreductase subunit L produces MLDLFPLVVLFPLLGFLHNALLRNKVPHRFAGIVATFAVFLSFLVTLVSFYQFRPMERTAPHIIHVFSWIHVGNFQADIGYQVDQLSLYMTLIITGIGTLIHLYSMGYMKGDHGYNRFFAYLNLFIFSMLNLVLSDNLVLTFLGWEGVGLCSYLLIGFEFEKSSAAAAGMKAFILNRIGDVGFILGTGFLFWIVGSVRYADLQASIPGLPGFINYANLIALFFFIAAMGKSAQVPLYVWLPDAMAGPTPVSALIHAATMVTAGIFLIARLNFVFLIAPDTSFFIACIGAFTALFAATIGVLQNDIKKILAYSTVSQLGFMFLAMGVGSYVAGLFHLMTHAFFKALLFLGAGSVIHALHHEQNIRKMGGLFSKIKITSWTFLVGTVAIAGLPPFSGFFSKDLILEKAYVYPVYGPILWTFGVVAAFFTAFYMFRLVFVVFFGKDNTQTHGKTIHESPGTMTFPLIVLAIGAVVTGFLQTPHFFLNIHKLESYFEPVLKYGKELAVVHQATVKGTELGSQVEMGLALFSVCVALIGILFSYLLFQWKKSEILEEHTGFRKILFHKYYIDEIYDFIIVKPFLFFANGIGYFFDRVIIDRFFVTFGFSLAWFGGALRRFQTGFVGDYALYIVLGSFCIILYLLAKGV; encoded by the coding sequence ATGTTAGATTTATTTCCTTTAGTCGTTTTATTTCCTCTGCTTGGTTTTTTGCACAACGCTTTGCTTCGCAATAAAGTTCCTCACAGATTCGCAGGGATCGTTGCAACATTCGCTGTATTTTTATCCTTTTTGGTTACACTTGTTTCTTTCTATCAGTTTCGTCCTATGGAAAGAACCGCTCCTCACATAATCCATGTTTTTTCCTGGATTCACGTAGGTAATTTTCAAGCTGATATCGGATATCAGGTAGATCAACTTTCCCTTTATATGACTTTGATCATTACCGGAATCGGGACTTTGATTCATCTTTATTCCATGGGTTATATGAAAGGGGATCACGGGTATAACCGTTTCTTTGCCTACTTGAACTTGTTTATTTTTTCCATGTTGAATTTGGTTCTATCGGACAATCTTGTTCTGACTTTTCTGGGATGGGAAGGAGTAGGGCTTTGTTCTTATCTACTCATCGGTTTCGAATTCGAAAAAAGTTCGGCAGCTGCGGCGGGAATGAAAGCGTTCATTTTGAACAGAATCGGGGATGTGGGCTTTATCCTGGGAACCGGTTTTCTTTTTTGGATCGTAGGTAGCGTTCGTTATGCGGACCTTCAGGCTAGCATCCCCGGTTTGCCCGGATTTATCAATTATGCCAATCTGATCGCATTGTTTTTCTTTATTGCAGCTATGGGGAAATCAGCGCAAGTCCCTCTTTATGTTTGGCTTCCCGATGCGATGGCTGGTCCGACTCCGGTATCCGCCCTCATTCATGCGGCAACGATGGTTACTGCAGGGATCTTCCTCATTGCAAGATTGAATTTTGTATTTTTAATCGCGCCTGATACTTCGTTTTTCATCGCATGTATCGGTGCTTTTACCGCTTTGTTTGCGGCTACAATCGGGGTATTGCAAAACGATATCAAAAAGATTTTGGCTTATTCCACAGTATCCCAGTTAGGTTTTATGTTCCTTGCCATGGGCGTGGGAAGTTATGTGGCGGGACTTTTTCATCTGATGACGCATGCTTTTTTCAAGGCACTACTCTTCCTCGGTGCAGGATCCGTGATCCACGCACTTCATCATGAACAAAACATCCGTAAGATGGGTGGACTTTTTTCCAAAATCAAAATCACAAGTTGGACTTTCCTTGTGGGAACGGTTGCCATTGCAGGTCTTCCTCCTTTTTCCGGATTTTTTTCCAAAGATTTGATTTTGGAAAAAGCTTATGTGTATCCTGTTTACGGACCGATTCTTTGGACATTCGGAGTGGTTGCCGCTTTTTTTACCGCATTCTATATGTTCCGACTCGTATTTGTAGTGTTCTTCGGAAAGGATAATACGCAAACTCACGGCAAAACCATTCATGAGTCTCCCGGCACAATGACCTTTCCTCTTATTGTTTTGGCTATCGGAGCCGTCGTTACCGGCTTTTTACAAACGCCTCATTTCTTTTTGAATATTCATAAATTGGAATCTTATTTTGAACCTGTTCTTAAATACGGAAAAGAGCTTGCGGTTGTCCACCAAGCTACCGTTAAGGGGACTGAGTTAGGTTCCCAAGTGGAAATGGGTCTGGCGTTATTTTCAGTGTGTGTTGCTTTGATCGGGATTCTTTTTTCCTATCTTTTGTTTCAATGGAAAAAATCGGAAATCTTGGAAGAACACACAGGTTTCAGAAAGATACTTTTTCACAAATATTATATTGATGAGATTTACGATTTTATCATAGTGAAACCTTTTTTATTTTTCGCAAATGGAATCGGGTATTTTTTCGATCGGGTCATTATCGATCGTTTTTTCGTTACTTTCGGTTTTAGCCTGGCTTGGTTTGGTGGCGCACTTAGACGCTTTCAAACCGGGTTTGTCGGTGACTATGCACTCTATATTGTGCTCGGTTCCTTTTGTATCATCTTATATCTTTTGGCGAAGGGAGTGTAA
- a CDS encoding complex I subunit 4 family protein translates to MPDQILSIIIAIPIVASLLIVIQTRIGAVRIISAISSAFTALLSFVLFFFFDPSNSGLQFVHWIPDWIVSGRLSIDYHVGLDGVALLLFSLTAFLFFISSIASWSNIPIKIKEFHICLLVLESAVLGVFAAGNLVLYYVFWELMVLPMVMMIGIWGGENRTKAAIKYFLFSMAGSLFMLGGILTLYFKTGKTSIESLSTMDLTIFSQTMQWFLFFTFAIAFSIKIPLFPFHTWMPDVHTQAPTVGSVDLAGVLLKIGAYGFIRFCIPFFPGISLESKDLFQALAVIGIIYGAMAALVQTDIKRIIAYSSLSHLGYCMLGLFSFTEEGAVGGMLQMISHGISTGMLFLMIGMIYERAHTRDISEFGGLAKQMPLYSIFFLLAVLSSVGLPGTNGFIGEFLILVGSLKANYLFGGIAAIGVVLGALYLLWFVKRFLFGTSKTIQAKPYKDLSFREVAILSPLVVLIFWIGIYPTPFLDILKPSARVYLNSASVKAIQERTNPARDFANQPIGKVFTDYVALGAPLLSFEERLGKYVSKHTIVPLNGQDAKPVETEEKWEGLEQKIESDFPIESTPEGQK, encoded by the coding sequence ATGCCTGATCAAATTCTTTCCATCATCATAGCCATCCCGATCGTTGCTTCTCTATTGATTGTGATTCAAACCAGAATCGGGGCGGTTCGTATCATATCCGCTATCTCTTCCGCATTTACGGCCCTTTTGTCCTTTGTTTTGTTTTTCTTCTTTGATCCATCCAATAGTGGTCTTCAATTCGTACATTGGATCCCCGATTGGATCGTATCCGGCAGGTTGAGTATCGATTATCATGTCGGGCTTGATGGTGTAGCGCTCTTATTATTTTCCCTAACTGCTTTTTTGTTTTTTATTTCAAGCATTGCTTCCTGGTCGAACATTCCTATCAAGATCAAAGAATTTCATATTTGTTTGCTTGTTTTGGAAAGTGCAGTGCTCGGAGTATTTGCCGCAGGCAATTTGGTTTTATATTATGTGTTTTGGGAATTGATGGTTCTCCCTATGGTCATGATGATCGGAATTTGGGGTGGAGAAAACAGAACCAAAGCTGCCATTAAGTATTTCTTATTCTCCATGGCTGGATCACTTTTTATGTTAGGTGGGATTCTGACTTTATACTTCAAAACCGGCAAAACCTCGATAGAATCCTTATCTACGATGGATCTGACTATTTTTTCACAAACCATGCAATGGTTTTTGTTTTTCACGTTTGCGATTGCTTTCTCCATTAAAATTCCGTTGTTTCCCTTTCATACTTGGATGCCTGATGTTCACACACAAGCACCTACTGTCGGTTCGGTGGATCTTGCGGGAGTTTTACTTAAGATAGGCGCATACGGATTTATACGATTTTGCATTCCCTTCTTTCCGGGGATCAGTTTGGAATCCAAAGACTTATTCCAGGCGCTTGCCGTCATAGGAATTATCTACGGAGCCATGGCTGCTCTTGTCCAAACGGATATCAAGCGGATCATTGCTTATAGTTCTCTTTCCCATTTGGGTTATTGTATGCTCGGACTTTTTTCTTTTACGGAAGAAGGCGCTGTTGGTGGGATGTTGCAGATGATTTCTCACGGGATTTCCACAGGGATGCTTTTTCTTATGATCGGAATGATCTATGAAAGAGCACATACACGTGATATATCCGAATTCGGCGGGCTTGCCAAACAAATGCCTTTGTATTCTATTTTCTTTTTACTCGCGGTCTTATCGTCCGTTGGGCTACCGGGAACGAACGGATTTATCGGAGAATTTTTAATTCTGGTGGGAAGCCTGAAAGCCAATTACTTGTTTGGCGGGATCGCAGCCATCGGAGTTGTACTTGGGGCATTGTATCTTCTTTGGTTCGTGAAACGATTTTTATTCGGAACAAGCAAAACCATTCAGGCAAAACCTTATAAAGATCTCTCCTTCAGAGAAGTCGCTATCCTTTCTCCTCTTGTCGTTTTGATTTTTTGGATAGGAATCTATCCCACTCCATTTCTCGATATTTTAAAACCTTCCGCAAGAGTTTATCTCAACTCCGCTTCGGTGAAAGCAATCCAGGAGAGAACAAATCCTGCTCGCGATTTTGCAAATCAACCGATCGGCAAGGTATTTACCGATTATGTTGCGCTAGGCGCCCCTCTTTTGTCCTTTGAGGAAAGATTGGGGAAGTATGTTTCCAAACACACGATCGTTCCTTTGAACGGACAGGATGCCAAGCCGGTCGAAACGGAAGAAAAATGGGAAGGATTGGAGCAGAAAATCGAATCCGATTTTCCGATAGAATCTACTCCTGAAGGGCAGAAATAA
- a CDS encoding NADH-quinone oxidoreductase subunit N → MSYIPNINDLFAILPAIILSGTAILLLVVQFLLPNKNEIAPLWVLTFFGLLASLFALWYSTQSPGYGKYFLSQVSLSPMTVWLNAIYLIAGIATLLVAPKALEQGKSLFPEFFPLLLFCITGMMFFTSGYDLIVIFVGLEILSLCLYILIGMARNSVFALESAMKYFLLGAFSSGFMLLGIAFLFGGSGTTNVDGALRGLFLKGYESNYSKIGFGLFLIGIFFKSALVPFHSWTPDVYEGAQTPITGFMASAGKASAMGLLMVFFQHIPAGEDGEVWKILVGIVSLLSMTWGNLIALRQTNVKRILAYSSISHAGYICAGIACGANLEALYYLFLYAIMNLAAFSLITYLEEGKRIITLDSLSQLSGTFPWTAFGLSLVFLSFAGFPPLAGFWAKLFLLQKIAESDSLFNRVLLFGAVANSAVAFYYYMRITIHSYMKTELGVIASEPDIARQPGIGIVAVISLLVVSVGWLFLQPGLFL, encoded by the coding sequence ATGTCTTACATACCGAATATAAACGATCTCTTCGCAATTTTACCTGCGATCATTCTCTCCGGAACCGCGATCCTTCTGCTTGTGGTTCAGTTTTTATTGCCGAATAAAAATGAAATCGCACCTTTATGGGTTTTGACTTTTTTCGGATTGTTAGCTTCTCTTTTTGCTTTGTGGTACAGTACGCAAAGCCCTGGTTATGGAAAGTATTTTCTATCTCAAGTATCTTTGAGCCCAATGACGGTTTGGTTGAACGCCATATATTTGATTGCGGGTATCGCTACTTTACTGGTTGCACCGAAAGCCCTGGAACAAGGCAAATCTCTTTTCCCTGAATTTTTTCCTCTCTTGCTTTTTTGTATTACGGGAATGATGTTTTTTACCTCAGGATATGATTTGATCGTTATCTTCGTGGGTTTGGAAATTTTATCTCTTTGTCTTTATATTCTGATCGGTATGGCGAGAAATTCCGTATTTGCGTTGGAATCTGCAATGAAATACTTCCTGTTAGGCGCATTTAGCTCAGGGTTTATGCTTTTGGGAATCGCATTTTTATTCGGTGGATCGGGAACAACGAACGTAGACGGAGCTTTACGCGGATTATTTTTAAAAGGATACGAGTCCAATTATTCCAAAATAGGATTCGGTCTGTTTTTAATCGGAATCTTTTTCAAGTCGGCGCTCGTTCCTTTTCATTCCTGGACTCCCGATGTTTACGAAGGAGCACAAACACCTATCACCGGTTTTATGGCTTCGGCAGGAAAAGCTTCCGCTATGGGACTACTTATGGTTTTTTTCCAACACATTCCTGCGGGTGAGGATGGGGAAGTTTGGAAGATATTGGTGGGAATCGTTTCTTTGTTATCCATGACCTGGGGGAATCTGATTGCCCTTCGCCAAACGAACGTAAAACGGATCTTGGCGTATTCTTCCATTTCCCATGCGGGCTACATTTGTGCAGGGATCGCTTGTGGTGCCAATCTGGAAGCTCTCTATTATCTTTTTTTATACGCCATTATGAATTTGGCGGCCTTTTCTTTGATTACATATTTGGAAGAGGGGAAACGAATCATTACGCTAGATTCTCTTTCGCAATTGAGCGGGACTTTTCCTTGGACTGCATTCGGGCTCTCTCTTGTGTTTTTATCCTTTGCTGGGTTCCCGCCTTTAGCCGGTTTTTGGGCCAAGCTGTTTTTGTTACAAAAAATTGCCGAATCTGATTCCTTATTCAACCGGGTTCTGCTTTTCGGTGCGGTTGCCAATTCGGCAGTAGCCTTTTATTATTATATGAGAATTACAATTCACTCATATATGAAAACGGAACTGGGAGTGATTGCAAGTGAGCCGGATATTGCAAGGCAGCCAGGGATTGGAATCGTTGCCGTCATTTCCCTTTTGGTAGTTTCTGTGGGTTGGTTGTTTTTGCAGCCCGGCCTGTTTTTATAA
- a CDS encoding cupin domain-containing protein, whose protein sequence is MATILRKTEKIQDTKAVKEFLNKNGIIYESFPAPPALDSILGQKSLNDPEKEELLRGLEYRFEDLKKQFGYIARDLVVLHDEIPGIQDVLAKFDKLHIHTDEEVRYIVDGSGVFGFIVNGEKFEVHVSKGDFISIPENTNHWFTLDDAFRIKAVRYFKDNTGWTPVYVDESKVLVHS, encoded by the coding sequence ATGGCTACAATTCTACGCAAGACGGAAAAAATCCAAGATACGAAAGCAGTAAAAGAGTTCTTGAACAAGAACGGAATTATTTACGAATCATTCCCGGCGCCTCCGGCTTTGGATTCTATTTTAGGGCAAAAATCACTGAATGATCCTGAAAAAGAGGAATTGCTTCGCGGTTTGGAATATCGTTTTGAGGATTTGAAGAAACAATTCGGATACATCGCACGTGATTTAGTTGTTTTGCATGATGAAATCCCTGGCATTCAGGATGTACTTGCTAAATTTGATAAATTGCACATTCATACGGATGAAGAAGTCCGCTACATTGTGGATGGATCCGGAGTTTTCGGGTTTATCGTGAACGGGGAAAAATTCGAAGTTCATGTCTCTAAGGGTGATTTTATCTCCATTCCGGAAAACACAAACCACTGGTTCACTTTGGATGATGCGTTTCGCATTAAGGCAGTTCGTTATTTCAAAGATAACACCGGTTGGACCCCAGTCTACGTAGATGAATCCAAGGTATTGGTTCATTCGTAA
- the recJ gene encoding single-stranded-DNA-specific exonuclease RecJ, which produces MLNVAKVRFGPSLSEIRAQVSSKKPLLRYLVDSREELKKIPPHEFLNTSFAYLHSPFSLPDIRETIEIILEYSKNKKHIVLYGDRDADGVSSTSSLAFFLKSHPYFKEVPISVLNSSESDPYGLCAEALEKINKVNPAPDLLITLDFGSSQADEIDQLTKKGIRVIVLDHHEIPERIPEKTFLVNPRRLDSRYPEKKICTAVLAFKIIQAVLFRLSDEFDKIYFKEENGETIYFQNGIRVSELTSPSLSQIVSHPKENLFPFPERPSAKGELPDDDERFLFYTQCLKIQDFFESLEEEVDLAGIGTITDLMPLGGENRMIVKLSLQSLLTFLDPKLPKRRYGIRSLLGQLSLNPKNITAKDLGWSIGPLLNSAGRMGKTEEAVNLLLSEDLPSADKKAKVLAGINEERKDRTKRNLDRADRYFKRKTERTEHPIVFCYEPDMEPGVSGIVATRMVEDFKRPAVFIAPDNGDARGSIRSYSKENVIELLNLVSEHLIHFGGHPEAGGFSVELDKIPDLEKAMYEKSKLWLAEEKETIDKYILSTDITVIPEELNDKLYKEWKPLEPFGQGNPDVKIAIKGIKPIHLTPLSGGKHIRFNILGSGSMKFILWNKGDEFQKAVSHTDKLDLIGKLEENYFMGKSSIQFVVDWFGEATAVE; this is translated from the coding sequence TTGCTTAATGTAGCAAAGGTTCGGTTTGGACCGAGTCTGTCCGAAATCCGAGCCCAAGTCTCTTCAAAAAAACCTCTTCTTCGTTATTTGGTCGATAGCAGAGAAGAGTTGAAGAAAATTCCACCCCACGAATTTTTAAATACCAGTTTCGCTTACCTCCATTCTCCATTCTCTTTACCTGATATAAGAGAAACGATCGAAATCATTTTAGAATATTCTAAAAACAAAAAGCACATTGTTCTCTACGGAGACAGGGATGCAGATGGGGTTTCCTCTACTTCCTCGCTTGCTTTTTTTTTAAAATCCCATCCTTATTTTAAAGAAGTTCCCATTTCCGTTTTGAATTCTTCCGAAAGCGACCCTTACGGTTTATGTGCCGAAGCCTTGGAAAAAATAAATAAGGTGAATCCGGCTCCCGATTTACTCATCACTCTCGATTTCGGATCTTCACAAGCGGATGAAATAGACCAATTGACAAAAAAAGGAATCAGAGTGATCGTTTTGGACCATCATGAAATTCCGGAACGAATTCCCGAAAAGACCTTCTTGGTGAATCCCAGGCGTTTGGACTCACGTTATCCTGAAAAAAAAATCTGCACCGCTGTGCTTGCATTCAAAATCATTCAGGCAGTCTTATTTCGATTGAGTGACGAGTTTGATAAGATTTATTTCAAAGAAGAAAACGGAGAAACAATCTATTTTCAAAACGGAATCAGAGTTTCCGAACTCACTTCCCCTTCTTTATCTCAAATCGTTTCACATCCGAAGGAAAATCTATTTCCCTTTCCGGAAAGGCCTTCCGCCAAAGGAGAGTTACCCGATGATGACGAGAGATTTTTATTTTACACACAGTGTTTGAAGATTCAGGATTTTTTCGAGTCTCTGGAAGAAGAAGTGGATTTGGCCGGTATAGGAACCATCACGGATCTTATGCCTCTCGGCGGAGAAAACCGAATGATTGTTAAACTTTCCTTACAATCATTATTGACTTTTTTAGATCCGAAACTTCCCAAAAGGCGTTACGGAATCAGATCTTTACTGGGGCAATTGTCTCTAAACCCGAAAAATATCACCGCAAAAGACTTAGGCTGGTCGATTGGCCCGCTTCTCAATTCCGCAGGCAGAATGGGGAAAACGGAAGAAGCAGTAAATTTATTATTGTCCGAAGATCTTCCTTCCGCCGACAAAAAAGCCAAAGTCCTTGCCGGCATCAATGAAGAGAGAAAAGACAGAACGAAAAGAAATCTGGACCGGGCGGATCGTTATTTTAAAAGAAAGACGGAACGAACGGAACACCCGATTGTATTTTGTTATGAGCCTGATATGGAGCCCGGGGTCAGCGGGATCGTAGCCACCCGGATGGTGGAAGATTTCAAAAGACCGGCAGTCTTCATTGCACCGGACAATGGAGACGCAAGAGGATCCATTCGATCGTATAGCAAAGAAAATGTGATCGAACTTTTGAATCTTGTGTCAGAGCATTTGATTCATTTCGGAGGCCACCCCGAGGCAGGTGGATTTTCAGTGGAGCTGGACAAAATACCGGACCTAGAAAAAGCGATGTATGAAAAATCCAAACTCTGGTTAGCCGAAGAAAAAGAAACCATAGACAAATACATTCTTTCTACCGATATCACTGTGATTCCTGAAGAGCTGAATGATAAACTTTATAAAGAATGGAAACCTTTGGAACCGTTCGGTCAGGGAAATCCGGACGTAAAGATCGCAATCAAAGGAATCAAACCAATTCATCTAACACCTCTCAGTGGAGGAAAACACATTCGGTTCAATATACTTGGATCGGGTTCGATGAAATTCATCCTATGGAACAAGGGAGACGAGTTCCAAAAAGCTGTCTCTCACACGGACAAACTGGATTTGATCGGAAAATTGGAAGAAAACTATTTTATGGGAAAATCCTCCATCCAGTTCGTAGTAGATTGGTTCGGCGAAGCTACTGCAGTCGAATAA
- a CDS encoding bactofilin family protein: MKDESIDTIINDDISFRGTLSFNQTLKIKGQFKGTITSAGRLIIDETGDVEADVEVGSLVVLGSLKGNVDAKEKVELRKPGKVVGDIKTPGLEVEAGSKIIGNCLM; the protein is encoded by the coding sequence ATGAAAGACGAATCAATAGATACCATCATCAACGATGACATCAGCTTTCGAGGCACTCTCTCCTTCAATCAAACTCTTAAGATCAAAGGTCAATTCAAGGGAACGATCACTTCAGCGGGAAGACTGATCATAGATGAGACCGGCGACGTGGAAGCGGACGTGGAAGTAGGTTCACTTGTTGTTCTGGGAAGTTTGAAAGGCAATGTGGATGCAAAAGAAAAAGTAGAACTTCGCAAACCAGGCAAAGTAGTTGGAGATATCAAAACTCCCGGACTGGAAGTGGAAGCTGGATCCAAAATCATAGGCAATTGCTTAATGTAG